One genomic segment of Anastrepha obliqua isolate idAnaObli1 unplaced genomic scaffold, idAnaObli1_1.0 ptg000005lb, whole genome shotgun sequence includes these proteins:
- the LOC129251142 gene encoding uncharacterized protein LOC129251142 — protein sequence MGQESDPFETSGDVEDDEYFPDEDDFGEASDIEQEIELEAVLDENHDDIENLYREAIALQASTTMQSCSTSITHGLIYRSKDGKMWNSNRPPPGRPRCHNVTTFTRKGPLRGASPRHKALYKILLFPEIVAESCPSTSDAAQQQSYAQVASTRSSCYHRAASSNKRRKTRYNCSKCNRPIYLNEHSMQLYSCKPNCLS from the exons atgggacaggagtccgatccatttgaaacaagtggcgacgtagaagatgatgaatattttccagatgaagatgacttcggtgaagcatcagatatagaacaggaaatcgagttagaggctgttctggatgaaaaccatgatgatattgagaatttgtatagagaagctatcgcccttcaggcttcaaccacaatgcagtcatgcagcacatctattacccatggccttatatacaggtcgaaagatggtaagatgtggaattcaaatcgcccaccacctggaaggcctcgttgtcacaatgttacaacttttactcgtaaagggccactacgaggagcgtcaccgCGTCATAAAGCTCTTTACAAGATATTGCTGTTTCCTGAAATC gtagcggaatcttgtccatcgacatcagatgcagcacagcaacaatcatatgctcaagttgcttcaacacgGTCATCGTGCTACCATCGTGCTGCTTCTTCTAATaagcgacgtaaaactcgttataactgcagcaaatgtaatcgtcccatatatcttaatgaacattccatgcaactatatagttgtaaacccaattgcctttcgtaa